GTTACTGTAGACCTCATCCCCGACGTGGACATCTTCGCCTAGGATGGTCATGTTCTCCGCCCGAGCCCACTGACCGACAGTGGAGTGCCAGCCGATGATACTGCCCGAAACGCAAGCGTGTTTCTTGATCCGGACTCCCCGCATGACTGTGCAGCGAGACAGCCTCACGCCCGACTCGACAACGCAGCCGGGGCCAATTGCAACGTCGGGGCCGATCAAGCATCCCTCGCCGATTTTGGCAGTTTCGTCCACCAAGACGTTGCCGATTATATTAGTGCCAGAGGCCAGCAGCGGAGACGACTGCTTCCTCAAGGAGTCTAAGTAAAGTCTCAGGCCGGTGATGTAGTCCTTTGGCTGCCCGATGTCCATCCAGAATCCCGACAGCACCATCGCGTACAGCTTTTTCTCGGCTGCAATTTTTGGGAATACCTCTTTTTCGATGGAGGTGGGCCGTAGCTCAATACGGTCCAGAACTGAGGGGTTGAGCAGATAGATGCCAGCATTGATCTTGTTACCCACGAATATCTTTGGCTTCTCGACAAACCTCTCGACCTTCCCAGTCGACTCTTCCATAATGACAACGCCATATTTTGAAGGCTCGTCCACCTATATTGGCTATTTAAATTAATCTTTGTCACACACAGATCCGAGAAATAATGCGACTGGAGTATCGAGATACTACCTTGGTCACCATGATAGAAGCCTCTCCTCCGTGGGATTTGTGGAATTCGATCATGTCTTTTAGCGGGTATTCACTGATGACATCACTGTTAAGTACGAAAAATGGCTCGCCAGAATCATCAATAAGTTTGTCCCTAGCTAAAGCAAGGGGACCTGCAGTACCGAGAGGCTCGGTCTCTTGTGAGCATGTAATCTTTATCCCGAGCTTTGCCTCGAAATCCTTCAAGAAGTTCATCATTACCTGAAAAGGTCCATATTTAGCAatgataatccacttaaaactaGATTTtcaatatgaaaattttacaatGGTAGAAACTGAGAGTCGATCGACAGGTTACCTCTGGCTGATAATTGATTGCCAAGACCACTTCAGTAACCCCAATAGCCTTGAGGGCTTCTATCTGATTCGTTGTTAAATATTATCGTCAGAGTACATATAGAAGAAAATAGATATATATCTTGGTCCCTGATGCAGTCATGAATCAACATACGACATGATTGCAAGCTAATATAATTAAGAATATAACATACCTGATGCAAAATCATGGGCTTGTTTCCAAAATCAACAAGTGGCTTTGGCACGCTGAGTGTCAACGGCCTCAATCTGGTTCCAAACCCTCCAACAAGAATAAGTGCCTTCATCTTAGCTATGATGTTCTAAAAATCCTGTAAAAGAAGAGTTATAAATATTCGTCCTTAACCCTTTCTCTGTTTATGTAGCTCAAACGAAACTCTATATTGACATCGGTAATGGAATATAATGACAAATGGCATGCTCACATCAAGTTTGTTGGCCCTTCAGAGCATAAAATAAGCACGATAGTAATAAGTGGAAAGAAGAAAGTAACAAAAAGAATTGGAAAGGGAAAGATCAAAACATTTTGGGAAGTCGGATATCAACAGATGTGCTATGTGATCAACGCAGTAGCTAGGAACGCAAGAGAAAACATCCAAAGCTTTAGCTGAAGAAAGAAACAAATTTTCCAGCTATACCAAAGTTGGATACGTTGATTTCGTGACAAAAACAAGAATTTCTAGAGGATAAACTAGATACAGTACTCATTCTGCAACCATACCATAGTTGTGGGTGGGGTCCATCTACAAGAGTTTAATGAAAATCATTAAGATCTAACTCTGCATCTAAATGTTGAAttccaaaaatatataaaagaaacaaaaagaaagTAAAAGTAATACCAACAAACAACCAGCTTCCACTCTAAAGTACACAGATGAACTTTCCCTCTAAGTTTCTTGTCGAATTTCGCTACACTAACTTATAGGTAAAGTGCAATTGAGGGAAGCCGTTTCAATGAAACTAACATTTCTTGTGTGGCACGGCCTAAACCTCCACGAAACTAACGCGTGAACTTAATTCGATCAGAAATAGCGGAGAGATCACGGTTGTAAACCTCTTACCTACTTCCTTTTCGGGTTAGATTAAAACCTCAAGATCTTACTCAGTCTTGATCAACATATAGTAATACACAAAATACCGACTtaccataacctaattcatgaATATGATAGACACatctagaaaaaaaatgatcaaGAAAATGGCACACTATCCAATTATAACCTCATTCACAGCAAAACACCATTTAGTCACTCAAAGACTCCAAATTTATATCTGATCCAAAAAAGCACAGCAAAAACGGATGCATTAAAACACACCTTTCCACAATTCAATCAGCAAGAATATATGTTTAcatacaaaaaaacaaaaaaataaagcaaCCCCATAACAGAAATCACTATAAATCAGCTCCTTCAACAAACGGCTCGATTCAAACATTCACATTGTTAAATATCATAAAATTGACAGCACAAAAATCTAGAACAAGCTATGAATCGTATCAAATGTGAATTCCAGCAGAAACCCAGATCACGTTGGGAAAAAAGATCAAACCTTGAAGAAGCGATTGGAAGGAATTGGTGGAGAAAATTCCCCCTGGTGTTGAAGGAGAAACCACCACAACAGAAGCGTTGTTGGTGGAATTTATGTGCAGTGTGGTGTGTGTGTCGGTGTGGATTGACGATGTGGACCGGACAGCGAAGCTCTtcctcttggaattaataaatatatatccaTTGTAATAATTGGTGGGTGCCATTGCCATGCCATTTTTTTCTAACGCCACACCCAATAACTTcacttattttgttttgtttgttgtatGTTTCTTTCTTTgtgttgttttatttttttataaattgtgAAAAATACTTATTTTTGTTCGTGAAATATAAATTTGGTAAGAGAAATATACATAAAAAgcgatttaattattattagtgAAAAGTTTTCGTTGATGGGAATAAGTTTTATTAGAGTTAAAGCATTATGTGATAACAAATTCGTAATACACAACACGGACGAATTTATTGCACAACACATACAGTTTAAGAAAATTTTCGTTTGAATATTTTCCTACTTTGCAATCGATATTTGACTGAATGAAAGATCATTTCATTTAAATGTGTGATCCGATTTTAATATAAGTGAATAACGATAAATTTAAAGGGGCGGGAGCTTGGAGAGGGCGATTGCCCCCAGATCACCGCGAGAGTCTAACTTTCTTTTAGGGTAGGTCGACACGCTATAACTACCTCTTGATTTGTATGTTTCTTTAAGATAatatgtcatttttttattacaatataaaattataattttatttagagAATAAAAGCTCctcccttcttccttccttcatTCATATGGAAATTCGTTATATCATTACATGAGAAATGGTTCTCAATTCTCATAGTAGAAATTGCAAGAGGGCAAAGAAAGAAGTTAATACTACTATGAGTGGTTTCTGGTTTGGCAGTATTAATAACCTAAACAATTATTGCCTTATCTGCAACGTTTTCATACAAAAAGGTACAGCTGAGCTGTAGCTGTCAGGCTCCATATATAACACAGCTATCAACTTTTTTAACTACCTTTTGACTATTTGAGGTAAACTCTTCACCTTTACTACTCTTCTCTTTTACTATTTGAGGATGCTCAAAACTTTCTTGAATGACAAGAAGTTATAGGCTTTTAGTAGTTCCAGGTTGGGAAAAAAATCAGTTCAAAACGAAGCCACCAAATGGATAAATGGATCAGTGTTGGATGGAAGGATTCTAGCCTCCGACGAATGGTGGGATCGCTTAATGGATGGATCGTATCAACGCAAATGAATGATAGATCGAACAACCGAAACAAGAAATCGAGTTCTACTATATGGGCTTTTATATGCTACTATATCACGAGTTGGAGATAGGAGGACTCGAAACTTAGACATCTTAGTTCTCAATTAGAATTCAAAACCGAAACAAAGAATATCTTGGAATTCGAATTCAAAGGGATTTGTGTATCCTGACTAGACCTTAGTAGCTCCAAATCACCAGATTCGTTACAATTCCTCTTGGAATAACGAACTAGCCCGTGACTTGGTCATTCCTAAACAAGTCACGTAGGGTACAACGAACTAACCCAACTCCACATTGGATCAAGATTAAGGTCATAAGGATCAAACATTGCTGATTCACACTACAAAGCCATAAAATTCTCCTTTTCCCCCAAATTTCAAATTGAAGAtaattttttaatgatattGTTTGTGATTCATGAATATTGAGATTATTCTAGCTAGAAGATTGtatttaaaatggaaatattCAAAGAAAAAGTGTTCACTAGCTAACCACAAACTATGTACAATAAGTGAAATCAACATTCAAGTGTAGGATTAAAAACCAAAGGAGAAAAACAAAGAAAGAGCTCCCTCCAAAAAAACCCATCATAACTATCGGTAtgcatatatgtatattaattcCGATCAGAGCTAAGCCTCGGCGGGCTTCGCCGTCGCAATACTAATGATATACTCAATCTCCTCCGCCACCTCCTTCATCGACGGCCTATTCTGGCGCCGCTCCTCCAAGCACCCGACCGCGAGGAACCCCAACGCCTTCATCGTCTCCAGCTCCAAGCCGCTCGCCCCCTCCTTCAGCCCCGGATCCACCGCTTCCATCACCCTCTCCGCCTCCACCAGCCGCTGCACGTACACCGCCAAGTTCACGTCGTCTGCGTCCCTGTTAAAGTCGATCGCCCTCTGCGACGTCAGCAGCTCCAGCAGAACAACTCCAAAACTGTAAACATCGCTCTTGTCTGTAAGCTGGTAGT
This genomic interval from Salvia splendens isolate huo1 chromosome 13, SspV2, whole genome shotgun sequence contains the following:
- the LOC121760250 gene encoding mannose-1-phosphate guanylyltransferase 1-like encodes the protein MKALILVGGFGTRLRPLTLSVPKPLVDFGNKPMILHQIEALKAIGVTEVVLAINYQPEVMMNFLKDFEAKLGIKITCSQETEPLGTAGPLALARDKLIDDSGEPFFVLNSDVISEYPLKDMIEFHKSHGGEASIMVTKVDEPSKYGVVIMEESTGKVERFVEKPKIFVGNKINAGIYLLNPSVLDRIELRPTSIEKEVFPKIAAEKKLYAMVLSGFWMDIGQPKDYITGLRLYLDSLRKQSSPLLASGTNIIGNVLVDETAKIGEGCLIGPDVAIGPGCVVESGVRLSRCTVMRGVRIKKHACVSGSIIGWHSTVGQWARAENMTILGEDVHVGDEVYSNGGVVLPHKEIKSSILKPEIVM